The proteins below are encoded in one region of Ereboglobus luteus:
- a CDS encoding polysaccharide lyase family protein, producing MLGEFRRDDIAVNPGATTALGDLIWTPVRHGRQLWEIGTPDRTAREFRHGDNHRRWGLWLEYPKDFPNDITYIIGKSDPPSRLELCANRAHPARRHVSRRHMANLFDCDNPYRPAAATPCCTSRLPGRTQHPARPRQRARGRHRARFAERHAMMRAGIHGQYTAARRAIPRGLAARRAKRNRPRTPSANAVAKNIMYDYLRLEVPQ from the coding sequence GTGCTTGGCGAGTTTCGCCGCGACGACATCGCCGTGAATCCCGGAGCGACAACCGCGCTCGGCGATCTCATCTGGACGCCGGTGCGCCACGGACGTCAGCTCTGGGAAATCGGCACGCCCGACCGCACGGCGCGGGAATTTCGTCATGGCGACAATCACCGTCGATGGGGACTGTGGCTCGAGTATCCGAAAGACTTTCCAAACGACATCACCTACATCATCGGCAAAAGCGATCCCCCGTCGCGACTGGAACTATGCGCAAATCGCGCGCATCCAGCCCGACGGCACGTATCGCGGCGCCACATGGCGAATCTATTTGACTGCGACAATCCATATCGACCGGCGGCGGCGACGCCGTGCTGCACCTCGCGATTGCCGGGGCGCACACAGCATCCTGCGCGTCCTCGTCAACGGGCGCGAGGCCGCCATCGTGCGCGATTTGCCGAAAGACACGCGATGATGCGCGCCGGCATCCACGGCCAATACACCGCGGCGCGACGTGCGATTCCCCGCGGACTGGCTGCGCGAAGGGCAAAACGAAATCGCCCTCGAACACCAAGCGCCAACGCCGTGGCTAAAAACATCATGTATGATTATCTGCGCTTGG
- a CDS encoding immunoglobulin domain-containing protein, whose translation MADTGNSTIRVFLDSPRILGHPENRIVATGATATFTVLAIGAPNPAYQWQKDGEIISSATAYSHIITNVQQADVGAYSVLVSNEMGGIVSNTATLTITASTSGTNTGTTAPPPTGDDTDKGGGGGGGAPGLLYLVALTILAALRRLRTA comes from the coding sequence GTGGCCGACACTGGCAACAGCACCATTCGCGTGTTTCTCGACAGTCCGCGCATTCTCGGCCACCCGGAAAACAGAATCGTCGCCACCGGTGCCACCGCCACCTTCACTGTCCTTGCCATAGGCGCGCCAAACCCCGCCTACCAATGGCAGAAGGACGGTGAGATCATCTCCAGTGCGACCGCTTATTCTCACATCATAACAAATGTGCAGCAGGCGGATGTCGGTGCTTATTCCGTTTTAGTTTCCAATGAAATGGGTGGGATCGTCAGCAACACCGCCACGCTGACAATAACCGCCTCTACCAGTGGCACCAACACCGGCACAACCGCTCCGCCGCCGACCGGTGACGACACCGACAAGGGTGGGGGCGGGGGCGGCGGCGCGCCGGGTCTCCTCTACCTCGTCGCGCTCACGATCCTTGCCGCGCTCCGCCGTTTGCGGACAGCCTGA
- a CDS encoding sensor histidine kinase — protein MPHNGINNIVRDSRGFLWIGTLGGLARFDGRNFIEYPIPEDFAHSRYNIRALAIEDENTILLLNAANKLLRLRNGKYELHPANEHLANITPRDLAVDHTGAVWIGTDSPSIMRWSEAGGAGAMEIFDTEAGVTRRNSTFCFVSDENNRTWVAGGDFFGWYEDGELHRYEKQSPRSVMITKARAGGLWVASRDNLARFDTTRGTWNVVLSGKDWPMARAGLQHFYEGKDGVLWLATRRDGVLRLIDGHLKPLALRYDRVHAINEDINNDIWLGIYAAGLVHLKPNRHVILNSDAGLPMDVSTSVSIDETGALWCANQAGGLVRVENGEITVIKAPTRNMPFVINVCADQRGTIWVGTASGLYSTPVKADDGQRVLRHVNPALRGIQTLFCDSKGNLWLSWASSKFAVIKNGVVNEFTAEDGFPGSRVASIAERKTPKGREIWMALENGRLFQVREDAPDGEKKFIAQSLPHGALDAQLHTLFVDSENNLWLGTTSGLVLWREDTPRLFTQDDGLPDNIINQVIADGYGRLWVSSRRGIFHVSIKQLLAAADAPGSPVNATLFGRDDNLEGISGMVGIQPMAWKHRDGNLWFVTYRGVVGFDAVRPPETPKPLPVYIDGIHIDGARVPVPGKGSIHIGPGVGQLELHFAALDFSNPGRVRVRRMLEGFDIDWNDATGELHCAYPNLQPGRYVFRVEAINGDGGASRAETSLVIIVAAAWWQTVWFRAILAFACVALVSWIALKVSNRLLKQRLRRLEHEHALERERTRIARDLHDELGGRVTKIGYIADSLLREDEPTPVKELAQNLVTQSHYLVEDLHGVVWTVNPQNDSWQQLAAYIVRYAQRHLAGTPILCTADGAHTIPDLPITPEARHNILSIAKEVLNNILKHSQAARATITMSVENERFRLVIADDGRGFDPNAPENNEGNGLYNMRTRMAEIGGRVDITSNPGNGSTITIDSPLKCRPPQYGGGANPQPKNPDATQSRHC, from the coding sequence CTGCCCCACAACGGCATCAACAACATCGTGCGCGACTCGCGCGGCTTTCTCTGGATAGGCACGCTGGGCGGCCTGGCACGCTTCGACGGGAGAAACTTTATCGAATATCCGATACCGGAGGATTTTGCCCACAGCCGATACAATATCCGCGCCCTCGCGATCGAGGATGAAAACACAATCCTGCTGCTCAACGCGGCGAACAAACTCCTTCGCCTGCGCAACGGAAAATACGAACTGCATCCGGCGAATGAGCACCTAGCCAACATCACGCCGCGCGACCTCGCGGTGGATCACACCGGCGCCGTCTGGATCGGCACGGACTCGCCGTCGATCATGCGCTGGTCGGAAGCCGGCGGCGCGGGCGCAATGGAAATCTTCGACACCGAGGCGGGCGTCACCCGGCGCAATTCCACCTTCTGTTTCGTGAGCGACGAGAACAACCGCACCTGGGTGGCAGGCGGCGATTTTTTCGGCTGGTATGAGGACGGCGAACTGCATCGCTACGAAAAACAAAGCCCCCGCTCGGTCATGATAACCAAGGCGCGCGCCGGCGGGCTCTGGGTCGCGAGCCGCGACAACCTCGCGCGCTTCGACACGACACGCGGCACCTGGAATGTCGTGCTCTCCGGCAAGGACTGGCCCATGGCGCGCGCCGGGCTTCAGCATTTTTATGAAGGCAAGGACGGCGTGCTCTGGCTGGCAACCCGGCGCGACGGCGTGCTGCGCCTAATCGACGGACACCTGAAGCCCCTGGCGCTTCGATACGACCGCGTGCATGCCATCAACGAGGACATCAACAATGACATCTGGCTCGGCATCTACGCCGCCGGGCTCGTCCACCTGAAACCAAACCGCCACGTGATACTGAACAGCGACGCCGGCCTGCCCATGGACGTGAGCACATCGGTGAGCATTGACGAAACCGGCGCGCTTTGGTGCGCCAACCAGGCGGGCGGGCTCGTGCGTGTCGAGAACGGCGAAATCACCGTCATAAAAGCCCCCACCCGAAACATGCCCTTTGTCATCAATGTCTGCGCGGATCAGCGCGGCACCATCTGGGTCGGCACGGCGAGCGGCCTGTATTCAACACCCGTCAAGGCGGACGACGGACAGCGCGTCCTGCGTCACGTCAATCCGGCGCTGCGCGGCATCCAAACTCTCTTCTGCGATTCCAAGGGAAACCTCTGGCTGAGCTGGGCATCCTCAAAATTCGCCGTCATAAAAAACGGCGTGGTGAACGAATTCACAGCGGAGGACGGCTTCCCTGGCTCGCGGGTGGCCAGCATCGCCGAGCGCAAGACACCGAAAGGCCGCGAAATATGGATGGCCTTGGAAAACGGCCGGCTCTTCCAAGTGCGCGAGGACGCGCCCGACGGCGAAAAAAAGTTCATCGCGCAATCACTCCCCCACGGCGCCCTCGACGCGCAATTGCACACGCTCTTTGTCGACTCCGAAAACAACCTCTGGCTCGGCACCACCAGCGGCCTCGTCCTCTGGCGAGAAGACACCCCGCGCCTCTTCACCCAGGACGACGGCCTGCCCGACAACATAATCAACCAGGTCATCGCAGACGGCTACGGACGCCTCTGGGTGAGCAGTCGCCGGGGCATTTTTCATGTATCCATAAAACAACTACTGGCCGCGGCGGACGCGCCCGGCTCCCCCGTCAACGCCACGCTCTTCGGGCGCGACGACAACCTTGAGGGAATCTCCGGCATGGTCGGCATCCAGCCCATGGCGTGGAAGCACCGCGACGGCAACCTGTGGTTTGTCACCTATCGCGGCGTTGTCGGTTTCGACGCCGTGCGCCCGCCCGAAACACCCAAGCCGCTTCCCGTTTACATCGACGGCATCCATATCGACGGAGCCCGCGTTCCCGTGCCCGGCAAGGGTTCAATTCATATCGGCCCGGGCGTCGGGCAGCTTGAGCTGCATTTCGCCGCGCTTGATTTCTCGAATCCCGGACGCGTGCGCGTGCGACGCATGCTCGAGGGCTTCGACATAGACTGGAACGACGCCACCGGCGAACTCCACTGCGCCTACCCCAACCTCCAGCCAGGACGCTACGTGTTCCGCGTCGAGGCGATCAACGGCGACGGCGGCGCGAGCCGCGCCGAAACCTCCCTCGTCATCATCGTCGCGGCCGCGTGGTGGCAGACCGTGTGGTTTCGCGCGATCCTTGCCTTCGCCTGCGTCGCGCTCGTCTCGTGGATCGCGCTCAAGGTTTCCAACCGCCTCCTCAAGCAACGGCTCCGCCGCCTCGAGCATGAGCACGCCCTGGAGCGCGAACGCACGCGCATCGCGCGCGACTTGCACGACGAGCTCGGCGGCCGTGTCACCAAAATCGGATACATCGCCGACAGCCTGCTCCGCGAGGACGAACCGACCCCGGTGAAGGAGCTCGCGCAAAACCTGGTCACCCAGTCGCACTACCTTGTGGAGGATCTTCACGGCGTTGTTTGGACTGTAAACCCGCAAAATGATTCCTGGCAGCAGCTCGCCGCATACATAGTGCGCTATGCCCAGCGCCATCTCGCCGGCACGCCAATCCTGTGCACCGCCGATGGCGCGCACACCATCCCTGACCTGCCAATCACGCCCGAAGCCCGCCACAACATCCTGTCCATCGCAAAGGAAGTGCTGAACAATATCCTCAAACATTCGCAAGCCGCGCGCGCCACCATCACCATGAGTGTCGAAAACGAGCGTTTTCGCCTCGTCATTGCCGACGACGGACGGGGCTTCGATCCGAACGCGCCCGAAAACAACGAGGGCAACGGCCTCTACAATATGCGAACGCGCATGGCTGAGATTGGAGGACGTGTTGACATAACAAGCAATCCGGGGAATGGTTCGACGATCACAATAGACTCGCCTCTCAAATGCCGCCCGCCCCAATACGGAGGCGGGGCGAACCCCCAGCCAAAAAACCCGGATGCCACTCAAAGTCGCCATTGTTGA
- a CDS encoding response regulator transcription factor: MPLKVAIVEDRSEIAEELSRIITRAPDMELACVCRNYRSALARIPEAQPDVVIMDINLPDGSGIQATAHIKRVLPKTEVLILTIYEETDEIFKALEAGASGYLLKRSSSEELLAALRNLSKGEVPMTGEIARKVIQFFHKDKPVSASQSLDDPLTLREIEILQMAARGLSAKEIAAQCGIGVQTVNSHLRSIYDKLHVHSRMEAVNKYFG; the protein is encoded by the coding sequence ATGCCACTCAAAGTCGCCATTGTTGAAGACCGATCCGAGATCGCGGAGGAGCTCTCCCGCATAATCACGCGCGCGCCCGACATGGAACTCGCCTGCGTGTGCCGCAACTACCGAAGCGCCCTCGCGCGCATTCCCGAGGCGCAGCCGGACGTCGTCATCATGGACATCAACCTGCCCGACGGCTCGGGCATCCAGGCCACCGCCCACATCAAGCGCGTCCTTCCAAAAACCGAGGTTCTCATCCTGACAATCTACGAGGAGACTGACGAAATCTTCAAGGCGCTCGAAGCCGGCGCGAGCGGCTACCTCCTCAAACGCTCGTCATCGGAAGAGCTTCTCGCCGCGCTCAGAAATCTTTCAAAGGGCGAAGTGCCCATGACCGGCGAAATCGCGCGCAAGGTCATCCAGTTTTTTCACAAGGACAAACCCGTGAGCGCCAGCCAAAGCCTCGACGATCCGCTTACCCTGCGCGAAATCGAAATCCTGCAAATGGCCGCGCGCGGACTCTCCGCAAAGGAAATCGCCGCGCAATGCGGCATCGGCGTGCAAACCGTGAACAGCCACCTGCGCAGCATCTACGACAAGCTCCACGTGCACTCCCGCATGGAGGCCGTAAACAAATATTTCGGCTAA
- the gnpA gene encoding 1,3-beta-galactosyl-N-acetylhexosamine phosphorylase produces MSTNIPSFSGSFTLPGEAGFEQLTLQLAKKWGADTIRDSDGTQLSPEITQSGYSIYSTICLVRSVQPWARKNPHKLQQNFLMSRPVVAAKPSVTISLLDGYYTEQFVVNVKDSPKQWWQVFDRTTGGEVPKAKWSVDPKKGAVIITGATPGHRYTVNFLAFRIWEEISMYNHLTNNWGDREHLSAVDPMHPETQKALLAYLDGWLRDHADTRVVRFTSMFYNLTWFWGADHKRLRDVYTDWADYEMTVSPRALKLFEKKYGYKLTSEDFVNGGLYNSTHNAPTRRYRDYMAFMHDFVIEFGRKCVDLVHKHKKLAYVFYDDNWIGVEPSSPRFHEFGFDGLIKCVFNAFEVRLCAHSRGVSTKELRLHPYLFPTGLKGEPTFQKNGGGNPTLDAKNFWIDARRGIVRAPIDRIGLGGYLSLVEPWPDFQDYIEKVANEFRLLKSFHKGDKPHVAPFKVAVLTAWGDLRAWTCSGHFMANVELYHVLEALSGLPLDVQFISLDDIAQNGVPRGVKAIINCGRAGTAWSGGAHWADPRVETAITEYVQRGGGLIGIAEPSALPQAGQNFRLARVLGLDRDNGERVANGRYKYDLSPKHFITEELADVTLDFGPKEIDNIYVFDGDTHVHAERPGEASPRLATHAFGKGRAVYMSGFKFTYENTRLLHRALFWAAAHEAKWGVWHSENLNTEATYFPKRKKLVVINNAGTPQATRITLANGRTAKTVNLEAHGIAILDM; encoded by the coding sequence ATGTCCACAAACATTCCTTCTTTCTCCGGCAGTTTCACGCTTCCCGGCGAGGCCGGCTTTGAACAGCTCACGCTCCAGCTCGCAAAAAAATGGGGCGCCGACACCATTCGCGACTCCGACGGCACACAGCTTTCGCCGGAGATCACGCAATCCGGTTATTCGATTTATTCGACGATCTGCCTCGTGCGTTCGGTGCAGCCTTGGGCGCGCAAGAATCCGCACAAGCTCCAGCAAAATTTCCTCATGTCGAGGCCGGTTGTCGCGGCGAAACCGTCCGTCACGATTTCGTTGCTCGACGGTTATTACACCGAGCAGTTTGTCGTGAACGTCAAGGACTCGCCGAAGCAGTGGTGGCAGGTTTTCGACCGCACCACGGGCGGTGAAGTGCCGAAGGCGAAGTGGAGCGTTGATCCGAAAAAAGGCGCGGTCATCATCACCGGCGCAACTCCCGGGCACCGTTACACGGTCAATTTTCTCGCGTTCCGTATCTGGGAGGAAATCTCGATGTATAATCACCTCACCAACAACTGGGGTGATCGCGAGCATCTCTCCGCCGTCGATCCCATGCATCCGGAAACGCAAAAGGCGCTGCTCGCATATCTCGACGGCTGGCTGCGCGACCATGCCGACACGCGCGTCGTGCGTTTCACGTCGATGTTTTATAATTTAACGTGGTTCTGGGGCGCCGACCACAAACGCCTGCGCGACGTGTATACCGACTGGGCCGATTATGAAATGACCGTGAGCCCGCGCGCGCTGAAACTCTTCGAGAAAAAATACGGCTACAAGCTCACCTCCGAGGATTTCGTCAACGGCGGCCTCTACAATTCCACGCACAACGCCCCGACGCGCCGCTACCGCGACTACATGGCGTTCATGCACGACTTCGTGATCGAGTTTGGCCGCAAGTGCGTCGATCTCGTCCACAAGCACAAGAAGCTCGCCTACGTTTTTTACGACGACAACTGGATCGGCGTCGAACCGAGCAGCCCGCGCTTCCATGAGTTCGGTTTCGACGGCCTCATCAAGTGCGTGTTCAACGCCTTCGAGGTTCGCCTCTGCGCGCACTCGCGCGGCGTGTCCACAAAAGAGCTGCGCCTGCACCCGTATCTTTTCCCGACCGGACTCAAGGGCGAGCCCACCTTCCAAAAAAACGGCGGCGGCAACCCCACGCTCGACGCGAAAAATTTCTGGATCGACGCGCGCCGCGGCATCGTGCGCGCGCCCATCGACCGCATCGGCCTCGGCGGCTATCTCTCGCTCGTCGAACCGTGGCCCGACTTCCAGGATTACATTGAAAAAGTGGCCAACGAATTCCGCCTGCTGAAATCATTCCACAAGGGCGACAAACCGCATGTCGCGCCGTTCAAGGTCGCCGTGCTCACCGCGTGGGGCGATCTGCGCGCGTGGACGTGCTCCGGCCACTTCATGGCCAACGTCGAACTCTACCACGTGCTCGAGGCGCTCTCCGGGCTTCCGCTCGACGTGCAATTCATCAGCCTCGACGACATCGCGCAAAACGGCGTGCCGCGCGGCGTGAAGGCGATCATCAACTGCGGACGCGCCGGCACCGCGTGGAGCGGCGGCGCGCATTGGGCCGACCCGCGCGTCGAAACCGCGATCACGGAATACGTGCAACGCGGCGGCGGCCTCATCGGCATTGCAGAGCCAAGCGCGCTCCCGCAGGCCGGGCAAAACTTCCGCCTCGCGCGCGTGCTCGGACTCGATCGCGACAACGGCGAGCGCGTCGCCAACGGACGTTACAAATACGACCTCTCTCCAAAGCATTTTATCACCGAGGAATTGGCCGACGTGACGCTCGATTTTGGCCCGAAGGAAATCGACAACATTTATGTTTTCGACGGCGACACGCATGTGCACGCCGAGCGTCCTGGCGAAGCTTCGCCGCGCCTCGCCACGCACGCCTTTGGCAAGGGTCGCGCGGTGTATATGAGCGGATTCAAATTCACCTACGAAAACACGCGCCTGTTGCACCGCGCGCTTTTCTGGGCCGCCGCGCACGAGGCAAAGTGGGGCGTGTGGCACTCCGAAAACCTCAACACCGAGGCGACGTATTTTCCGAAGCGCAAAAAGCTCGTCGTTATCAACAACGCCGGCACGCCGCAAGCCACGCGCATCACGCTCGCCAACGGCAGGACGGCGAAGACGGTCAACCTCGAAGCGCACGGCATCGCGATTCTGGACATGTGA